One Natrinema longum genomic window carries:
- a CDS encoding metal-dependent hydrolase, with product MPSTVVHVAFAGLIGVALLGDEFDTRAIAIVMACSAVLDLDTLVGIVVPGTHRAAFHNLWIVLVPAAALLWDGAIRDRSIVRDRWGEYGHRIAWASLAGLLFAHVLFDAFFNGVNLFWPVHDRFYDLSGSLLVTDQRGLVQTFVELDAGTVAESTARGTTENTHYRTGFDPTRDESATAVERIFPIAATGERFVLAVAGFATVLVRIVEDRRGD from the coding sequence GTGCCATCGACCGTCGTCCACGTCGCGTTCGCAGGACTGATCGGGGTCGCCTTGCTCGGCGACGAGTTCGACACGCGGGCGATCGCGATCGTGATGGCGTGTAGCGCCGTGCTGGATCTCGACACGTTGGTCGGCATCGTGGTGCCGGGCACCCACCGCGCGGCCTTTCACAACCTCTGGATCGTCCTCGTCCCCGCCGCCGCCCTGCTGTGGGACGGTGCGATCCGCGATCGATCGATCGTCCGGGACCGGTGGGGCGAGTACGGCCACCGCATCGCGTGGGCCAGTTTGGCCGGACTGCTCTTCGCACACGTGCTGTTCGACGCGTTCTTCAACGGCGTCAACCTCTTCTGGCCGGTCCACGACCGGTTTTACGACCTGTCCGGATCGCTCCTCGTGACCGACCAGCGCGGGCTCGTCCAGACGTTCGTCGAACTCGATGCCGGAACCGTAGCCGAGTCGACGGCCCGCGGGACCACCGAAAACACCCACTACAGGACCGGGTTCGATCCCACTCGAGACGAATCGGCGACCGCCGTCGAACGGATCTTCCCCATCGCGGCGACCGGCGAACGGTTCGTCCTCGCCGTCGCCGGCTTCGCGACGGTTCTCGTGCGGATCGTCGAAGACCGACGGGGAGACTGA
- a CDS encoding aldehyde dehydrogenase family protein, translating into MTGPALEPQADWNGIYIDGEWRDASSGDTIPVENPAKQEVFTEVPAATEADVDAAYEAAEAAQPAWAETPRAERNEIVENLLAELNDNFEAIAGLLATEAGTPGYRAMGEFATATGDVEMALELEAPEEEVRPSPSIEDKDNHIVYEPVGVVGVISPWNFPLHLTLRAVAPAIALGNTVVLKPATDTPITGGLLVAKLCEAAGVPDGVINVVTGRGSEIGDRMAGHPTPRVVSFTGSTAVGKGVAEQAGKNLALPALELGGNAPFIVTDDADLEKAARAGAFGSFFHQGQVCISINRHLVHEDRYDEYVDLLVDHAESLVIGDPSENDDVTFGPVQNETQRDDLVDFIEGSLEAGATLETGGEADDLFVEPTVLSDCTNDMPTACNEHFGPVAPVIPFSDDEEAIELANDTEYGLSASVFCEDAERARDLADRVEAGMVHINDQPINEDHNAPFGGVKQSGLGRYHGEWIVQELTEPKWISVQGEERDYFVFE; encoded by the coding sequence ATGACTGGCCCAGCACTCGAGCCGCAGGCGGACTGGAACGGGATTTACATCGACGGCGAGTGGCGTGATGCCTCGAGCGGCGACACGATCCCGGTAGAGAACCCGGCGAAACAGGAAGTGTTTACGGAGGTCCCGGCGGCCACGGAGGCCGACGTCGACGCGGCCTACGAGGCCGCCGAGGCCGCACAGCCGGCGTGGGCGGAGACCCCACGTGCGGAGCGCAACGAGATCGTCGAGAACCTGCTCGCGGAACTCAACGACAATTTCGAGGCGATCGCCGGCTTGCTCGCGACCGAAGCCGGGACGCCGGGCTATCGCGCGATGGGCGAGTTCGCGACCGCGACCGGCGACGTGGAGATGGCACTCGAACTCGAGGCCCCCGAGGAGGAGGTCCGGCCGTCGCCGTCGATCGAGGACAAGGACAACCACATCGTCTACGAGCCGGTCGGCGTCGTCGGCGTCATCTCGCCGTGGAACTTCCCGCTGCATCTCACCCTCCGTGCGGTCGCCCCGGCGATCGCGCTGGGCAACACGGTCGTCCTGAAGCCCGCGACGGACACCCCGATCACGGGCGGACTCCTCGTCGCGAAGCTCTGTGAGGCCGCGGGCGTCCCCGACGGCGTCATCAACGTCGTCACCGGTCGTGGCTCGGAGATCGGCGACCGAATGGCCGGGCACCCGACCCCACGGGTTGTCTCCTTTACGGGCTCGACGGCCGTCGGCAAGGGCGTCGCCGAGCAGGCCGGCAAGAACCTCGCGCTGCCGGCCCTCGAACTCGGCGGTAACGCGCCGTTCATCGTCACCGACGACGCCGACCTCGAGAAGGCCGCCCGCGCCGGCGCGTTCGGCTCCTTCTTCCACCAGGGCCAGGTCTGTATCTCGATCAACCGGCATCTGGTCCACGAAGACCGCTACGACGAGTACGTCGACTTGCTCGTCGACCACGCCGAGTCGCTCGTGATCGGCGACCCCTCCGAAAACGACGACGTGACGTTCGGCCCGGTCCAGAACGAAACCCAGCGCGACGACCTGGTCGACTTCATCGAGGGCTCGCTCGAGGCGGGCGCGACCCTCGAGACCGGCGGCGAGGCCGACGACCTGTTCGTCGAACCGACGGTCCTCTCGGACTGTACCAACGACATGCCGACGGCGTGTAACGAACACTTCGGCCCCGTCGCGCCCGTGATCCCGTTCTCGGACGACGAGGAGGCGATCGAACTGGCCAACGACACCGAGTACGGCCTCTCGGCGTCGGTCTTTTGCGAGGACGCCGAGCGTGCCCGCGACCTCGCCGATCGGGTCGAGGCCGGAATGGTCCACATCAACGACCAGCCGATCAACGAGGACCACAACGCGCCCTTCGGCGGCGTCAAGCAGTCCGGGCTCGGCCGCTACCACGGCGAGTGGATCGTACAGGAACTCACCGAGCCAAAGTGGATCTCCGTCCAGGGCGAGGAACGCGATTACTTCGTCTTCGAGTAA
- the gcvT gene encoding glycine cleavage system aminomethyltransferase GcvT — MPLQTPPLRGIHDERGAKFTEFGGWDMPVEFDSIQTEHAAVREDVGVFDVSHMGQIHVTGPDATALMQRLTSNDVSRLAVGDSQYAAITDEDGIIVDDTVVYRLPDESDDPTYLFVPNAGTDEATHERWLSYRNEWELEATVDNRTDEYAMFAVQGPNAADRLERVTDESVADLARFEARYATIDGVDCWTARTGYTGEDGFELIVPWAAAEETWTAFDCQPCGLGARDTLRIEAGLLLAGQDFDAESNPRTPYEAGIGFTVALETEFVGRDALAAIEEAGVDERLVGFQLIDRGVPRHGYDITNAESRVIGTVTSGTMSPTVEKPIGLGYVPVAYAEPGTTLQVVVRGQSKKARVETTPFIETVQ; from the coding sequence ATGCCGCTTCAGACGCCGCCGTTACGTGGGATACACGACGAGCGCGGGGCGAAGTTCACGGAGTTTGGCGGCTGGGACATGCCGGTCGAGTTCGATTCGATCCAGACCGAGCACGCCGCTGTCCGGGAGGACGTCGGGGTCTTCGACGTCTCGCATATGGGCCAGATCCACGTCACCGGACCGGACGCGACGGCGTTGATGCAACGCCTGACGTCGAACGACGTCTCGCGGCTCGCGGTCGGCGACTCCCAGTACGCCGCGATCACCGACGAGGACGGGATCATCGTCGACGACACCGTCGTCTATCGGCTCCCCGACGAGAGCGACGATCCGACCTACCTGTTCGTTCCCAACGCCGGCACCGACGAGGCGACCCACGAACGGTGGCTCAGCTACCGCAACGAGTGGGAGCTCGAGGCGACCGTCGACAACCGGACCGACGAGTACGCGATGTTCGCCGTCCAGGGACCGAACGCGGCTGACCGCCTCGAGCGCGTCACCGACGAATCGGTGGCCGATCTCGCCCGGTTCGAGGCGCGGTACGCGACGATCGACGGCGTCGACTGCTGGACGGCCCGGACGGGCTACACCGGCGAGGACGGCTTCGAACTGATCGTCCCCTGGGCGGCAGCCGAGGAGACCTGGACCGCGTTCGACTGCCAGCCCTGCGGGCTCGGGGCCCGCGATACGCTCCGGATCGAGGCCGGATTGTTGCTCGCCGGGCAGGACTTCGACGCGGAGTCGAACCCGCGGACGCCCTACGAGGCCGGGATCGGCTTTACCGTCGCACTCGAGACGGAGTTCGTCGGTCGGGACGCGCTCGCGGCGATCGAGGAGGCAGGCGTCGACGAGCGACTCGTCGGCTTCCAGTTGATCGATCGCGGCGTCCCCCGACACGGCTACGACATCACGAACGCCGAGAGCCGGGTCATCGGCACCGTCACCAGCGGGACGATGAGTCCGACCGTCGAGAAACCGATCGGTCTGGGCTACGTGCCCGTGGCGTACGCGGAGCCGGGGACCACGCTGCAGGTCGTCGTCCGCGGCCAATCGAAGAAAGCACGAGTCGAAACCACACCCTTCATCGAGACAGTACAATGA
- a CDS encoding competence/damage-inducible protein A — protein sequence MNVAIVTVGDEILAGSTTNTNASWLAERITERGSTVQRILTIPDDRELIADSVARWSDEFDAVIVTGGIGGTPDDVTVEAVADGLEREFVVHGEIRAGLIEKAAAFREENPDLVEEYELHLDIDAAASIPEGATPIVVDEGWAPGCVVENVYVFAGIPDEMRAMFDAVADEFQGDSTADTLYTPAPEGSLHDVLEGVTDRFDVSVGSYPRSENRPGRIRVSSTDPETVEAAIAWLRERVETTAPPSASE from the coding sequence ATGAACGTCGCGATCGTCACCGTCGGCGACGAGATTCTCGCGGGGTCGACGACCAATACCAACGCGTCGTGGCTGGCCGAGCGGATCACCGAGCGGGGCAGCACAGTACAGCGAATCCTGACGATTCCCGACGACCGCGAACTCATCGCCGACTCCGTCGCCCGGTGGAGCGACGAGTTCGACGCCGTGATCGTCACTGGCGGGATCGGCGGGACCCCCGACGACGTGACCGTCGAGGCGGTCGCCGACGGCCTCGAGCGCGAGTTCGTCGTCCACGGCGAGATTCGAGCGGGGTTGATCGAGAAGGCGGCGGCGTTCCGGGAGGAAAACCCCGACCTAGTCGAGGAGTACGAGCTCCATCTCGATATCGATGCCGCGGCCTCGATCCCGGAGGGTGCGACGCCCATCGTCGTCGACGAGGGGTGGGCACCCGGCTGCGTCGTCGAGAACGTCTACGTCTTCGCCGGCATCCCCGACGAGATGCGGGCGATGTTCGACGCGGTGGCCGACGAGTTTCAGGGCGATTCGACCGCGGACACGCTGTACACGCCGGCACCCGAGGGATCGCTGCACGACGTACTCGAGGGCGTCACCGACCGGTTCGACGTTTCGGTCGGGAGTTATCCGCGAAGCGAGAACCGGCCCGGGCGGATCCGCGTCTCGAGTACCGACCCGGAGACGGTCGAGGCGGCGATCGCGTGGCTCCGCGAGCGCGTGGAGACGACCGCGCCACCGTCCGCAAGCGAGTAG
- a CDS encoding NYN domain-containing protein, producing the protein MFDRVRTRLAPDTETEPAVGLFVDGPNVFRDEFDVDLDDLRETVRRLGRVGVIRLYLDEHATPGLIQAAEARGFEVIVTSGDVDVKLAVDATAFAGEGTIDRLAIASRDTDFKPVLEYAGTVGVETIAIAPGSHGRSDALQNAADDAVTLDV; encoded by the coding sequence ATGTTCGACCGCGTTCGTACCCGTCTCGCGCCCGATACCGAAACCGAGCCGGCAGTGGGGTTGTTCGTCGACGGGCCGAACGTCTTCCGCGACGAGTTCGATGTCGATCTGGACGATCTCCGCGAGACGGTCCGCCGGCTCGGACGGGTCGGCGTCATCCGTCTCTACCTCGACGAACACGCGACTCCCGGTCTCATCCAGGCCGCCGAGGCCCGGGGCTTCGAAGTGATCGTCACCAGCGGCGACGTCGACGTCAAACTCGCGGTCGATGCGACCGCGTTCGCCGGCGAGGGCACCATCGACCGGCTCGCGATCGCCTCGCGGGATACGGATTTCAAACCCGTCCTCGAGTACGCGGGCACCGTCGGCGTCGAAACGATCGCGATCGCACCGGGATCACACGGCCGTTCGGACGCACTACAGAACGCGGCCGACGATGCAGTGACGCTCGACGTCTGA
- a CDS encoding S8 family serine peptidase — protein MPEDNNSYVNRRSLLEAVGAFGALVGLGGVTSATPGREPGPKKDELIVGVDSDVSDIEAAVGPKLPSNANIVHTNETLGYVSVAMADEAPIQAKENVKRNLMDVNEVQYTEDNVTYQALDAEPLESGTDDETADAQGGSSPLYTPNDPRFGSQYAPQQVNCKEAWEETLGDPDVTISIVDQGIQYDHPNLAENMDDSVSNNGDDFVDADGDPYPVDASENHGTHVGGIAAGGTDNGTGHAGVSNCSLLSARALGSGGGGSLSDIADAVQWSADQGADIINMSLGGGGETDLMRQACEYANSQGSLLVAAAGNDYGSPVSYPAAYDTVLAVSSLDEGETLSDFSNVGPKIELAAPGGDVLSTIPFDDYDTFGGTSMASPVVAGVAGLTLSAWPDLSNEELRTHLNETAVDIGLDDTEQGNGRVDAGNAVTTEPGTTPDPDPDPDPEPGECGDEVNTASGEGQLSGGWWGNPSDTYTYTLKTANPCSATVTLEGPGTADFDLYLTLDGRTPTQRDYDERSAGGDSTESIDVDLSGDEEFGILVRRYSGSGSYTVSVEERGR, from the coding sequence ATGCCTGAGGACAACAACTCGTACGTGAATCGACGGTCGCTCCTCGAAGCAGTCGGCGCGTTCGGTGCGCTTGTCGGTCTCGGCGGCGTTACGTCCGCAACGCCGGGACGCGAACCAGGGCCAAAAAAGGACGAACTGATCGTCGGTGTCGACTCCGACGTTTCGGACATCGAAGCGGCAGTCGGGCCGAAACTCCCGAGCAACGCGAATATCGTACACACGAACGAAACGCTCGGCTACGTGTCGGTAGCGATGGCCGACGAAGCTCCCATACAGGCCAAGGAAAACGTCAAGCGAAACCTCATGGACGTCAACGAGGTCCAGTACACGGAGGACAACGTCACCTACCAGGCACTCGATGCCGAGCCTCTCGAGTCGGGAACCGACGACGAGACGGCGGACGCACAAGGTGGTTCGTCGCCGCTGTACACCCCGAACGATCCGCGCTTCGGGAGCCAGTACGCGCCACAGCAGGTCAACTGTAAAGAAGCCTGGGAGGAGACCCTCGGCGATCCGGACGTGACGATCTCGATCGTCGATCAGGGAATACAGTACGATCATCCGAATCTCGCGGAGAACATGGACGACAGCGTCTCGAACAACGGCGATGACTTCGTCGACGCCGACGGCGATCCGTATCCGGTAGACGCGAGCGAAAACCACGGTACGCACGTCGGCGGGATCGCCGCCGGCGGCACCGACAACGGGACCGGTCACGCCGGTGTTTCGAACTGTTCGCTCCTCTCGGCCCGCGCGCTCGGGTCCGGTGGTGGTGGGTCGCTCTCGGACATCGCCGACGCGGTCCAGTGGTCGGCCGATCAGGGTGCAGATATCATCAATATGTCCCTCGGCGGCGGCGGTGAGACGGACCTGATGCGACAGGCCTGTGAGTACGCGAACTCGCAGGGTTCGTTGCTCGTCGCGGCCGCCGGCAACGATTACGGCAGCCCAGTCTCGTATCCGGCCGCCTACGACACCGTTTTGGCCGTCTCCTCGCTCGACGAGGGCGAGACGTTGTCGGACTTCTCGAACGTCGGTCCGAAAATCGAACTGGCCGCACCCGGTGGCGACGTCCTCTCGACGATTCCCTTCGACGACTACGATACCTTCGGCGGTACCTCGATGGCGTCGCCGGTCGTCGCCGGCGTCGCCGGACTGACGCTGTCGGCCTGGCCGGATCTCTCGAACGAGGAGTTGCGGACGCACCTCAACGAGACGGCCGTCGACATCGGTCTGGACGATACCGAACAAGGAAACGGTCGTGTCGACGCTGGGAACGCCGTCACCACCGAGCCCGGCACGACCCCCGATCCGGACCCGGACCCGGATCCCGAACCCGGCGAATGCGGCGACGAAGTGAACACGGCCAGCGGAGAGGGCCAACTCAGCGGCGGCTGGTGGGGCAATCCAAGCGACACCTACACGTATACACTCAAGACGGCGAACCCCTGTAGCGCCACCGTCACCCTCGAGGGGCCGGGGACTGCGGACTTCGATCTCTACCTGACCCTCGACGGACGAACGCCGACGCAGCGGGACTACGATGAACGGTCGGCCGGCGGCGATTCGACCGAATCGATCGACGTGGATCTCAGCGGCGACGAGGAGTTCGGTATCCTCGTCAGGCGATACAGCGGCAGCGGTTCCTACACGGTGAGCGTCGAAGAGCGAGGCCGATAG
- a CDS encoding S8 family serine peptidase has protein sequence MTQKRPPDGDADRTHDRRSILTGVGSIAIGGLIGASGVTSATPDRDPGPKNDEIVLGISPSASDVAGEARAAAPGNADVVHTNETIRYAVVSFPSDAPDRARDEFLDAVTDSPAVEYAEPNVTVQTLFEPDDPYYDSQHAPQQVNCESAWETTRGSRDVVIAVVDQGIQYDHPALERVVDDRIGADFVDDDGDPYPTGGEDHGTHVGGIAAGGTDDGIGHAGISDCSLLSVRALNENGVGSLSDIADGIQWSADAGADIITLSLGVDGSYETLSAACEYAADQGALLVGAAGNEGNDRVFSPANEDTVVAVSALEADDSLASFSNTGSAIELAAPGNRLVSSVTGDDYSRMSGTSMATPVVAGVAGLALSAHPDLSRAELREHLRATAVDLGLRDTQQGYGRVDAAAAVETDPFPDETDPDEDDPGECGDETITASASGSLDGSGWWGESDRYSYSLNAADPCSATITLEGPDDTDFDLYVTTDGSKPTRWDHDASSADAGTSESITVSLEGDEEIRLQIHAVSGSGEYRLRLEERGR, from the coding sequence ATGACACAGAAGCGTCCACCGGACGGCGACGCCGATCGCACACACGACCGCCGATCGATCCTGACTGGTGTCGGGTCGATCGCTATCGGCGGCTTGATCGGTGCGTCCGGTGTCACGAGTGCAACGCCCGACCGTGATCCGGGACCGAAAAACGACGAGATCGTCCTCGGCATCTCGCCCTCGGCCTCGGATGTAGCCGGTGAAGCACGCGCCGCCGCTCCCGGGAACGCAGACGTGGTTCATACGAACGAAACGATTCGCTACGCAGTCGTTTCGTTCCCATCGGACGCGCCCGATCGAGCCCGCGACGAGTTTCTCGACGCGGTCACTGACTCGCCCGCCGTCGAGTACGCGGAACCCAACGTCACGGTCCAGACGCTTTTCGAGCCCGACGATCCCTACTACGACTCTCAGCACGCCCCCCAGCAGGTCAACTGCGAGTCGGCCTGGGAGACCACGCGCGGGAGCCGGGACGTCGTCATCGCCGTGGTCGATCAGGGAATCCAGTACGACCACCCCGCACTCGAGCGCGTCGTCGACGATCGGATCGGTGCGGACTTCGTCGACGACGACGGCGACCCGTACCCGACCGGCGGCGAGGATCACGGAACCCACGTCGGCGGGATCGCCGCCGGCGGCACGGACGACGGGATCGGCCACGCGGGTATCAGCGACTGTTCGCTCCTGTCGGTTCGCGCACTGAACGAAAACGGGGTCGGCTCGCTTTCGGACATCGCCGATGGGATTCAGTGGTCCGCCGACGCCGGTGCCGACATCATCACCCTCTCGCTGGGCGTCGACGGCTCCTACGAGACGCTGTCCGCAGCCTGTGAGTACGCGGCCGATCAGGGCGCGCTCCTCGTCGGTGCGGCCGGCAACGAGGGGAACGATCGCGTCTTCTCGCCCGCGAACGAGGACACCGTCGTCGCCGTCTCCGCACTCGAGGCCGACGACTCGCTCGCCTCGTTTTCCAACACCGGATCGGCGATCGAACTCGCCGCACCGGGCAATCGGCTCGTCTCGAGCGTCACCGGCGACGACTACAGCCGAATGTCGGGGACGTCGATGGCGACGCCGGTGGTCGCGGGTGTCGCCGGGCTCGCCCTGTCTGCCCATCCGGACCTCTCGCGGGCGGAACTCCGCGAGCACCTTCGGGCGACCGCCGTCGATCTCGGCCTCCGCGATACCCAACAGGGGTACGGCCGCGTCGATGCGGCTGCAGCGGTCGAGACCGATCCGTTCCCCGACGAGACCGACCCCGACGAGGACGACCCTGGGGAGTGTGGCGACGAGACGATCACCGCGAGCGCGAGCGGCTCCCTCGATGGCAGCGGCTGGTGGGGCGAGAGCGACCGCTACAGCTACTCGTTGAACGCCGCCGACCCATGTTCGGCGACGATCACGCTCGAGGGGCCTGACGACACCGACTTCGATCTCTACGTGACCACGGACGGCAGCAAACCCACCAGGTGGGATCACGACGCGTCGTCCGCGGACGCGGGCACGAGCGAATCGATCACGGTCTCGCTCGAGGGCGACGAGGAGATCCGGCTCCAGATACACGCGGTCAGCGGGAGCGGCGAGTACAGGCTCCGACTCGAGGAACGGGGTCGATAA
- a CDS encoding helix-turn-helix domain-containing protein: MGGRGPKRELAEKIAGEITLSDDPGATLRKWRTDFNVSQTDLAAELEVSSSVISDYESGRRESPGIGVVGRLVEGLLAIDERRGGERIRQYGRVLSAGFESDVVYDLREYATSLPLERLYDDLEATEIASSSTDSVSGHTVIDSIKAITRLSSEEFFRLYGQSTNRVLVFTGVTRGESPLVALRVVNPTPNAVILHGIDEGDLWDHAADLARIDGYSLAVTNAPLDEMLEYLVSLE; the protein is encoded by the coding sequence ATGGGCGGACGCGGACCGAAACGAGAACTCGCGGAGAAGATCGCCGGTGAGATCACGTTGAGCGACGATCCCGGTGCGACCCTGCGCAAGTGGCGCACCGACTTCAACGTCTCACAGACCGACCTCGCGGCCGAACTCGAGGTCTCGTCGTCGGTCATCTCCGACTACGAGAGCGGCCGCCGCGAGAGTCCCGGCATCGGCGTCGTCGGCCGACTCGTCGAGGGGTTGCTCGCGATCGACGAACGCCGCGGCGGCGAGCGCATCCGACAGTACGGTCGCGTCCTCTCGGCGGGCTTCGAGAGCGATGTCGTCTACGATCTCCGCGAGTACGCTACGTCCCTTCCCCTCGAGAGGCTCTACGACGACCTCGAGGCGACCGAAATCGCCTCGAGCAGTACCGACAGCGTCAGCGGGCACACCGTTATCGACAGCATCAAAGCGATCACGCGCCTCTCGAGCGAGGAGTTCTTCCGGCTCTACGGGCAGAGCACGAACCGCGTCCTCGTGTTTACGGGCGTGACGCGCGGGGAGTCGCCGCTCGTGGCGCTTCGGGTCGTCAACCCGACGCCCAACGCCGTTATCCTCCACGGTATCGACGAGGGCGACCTCTGGGACCACGCTGCCGATCTGGCGCGGATCGACGGCTACTCGCTGGCCGTGACGAACGCACCCCTCGACGAGATGCTCGAGTACCTCGTCAGTCTCGAGTAG
- the gcvH gene encoding glycine cleavage system protein GcvH: protein MSFDVPDERRYLESHEWALETDGVVRVGISDFAQDELGDVVFVELPDEGDVLEGGTEFGVVESIKAVSDLYAPVGGEVVAINEALFDAPELVNEDPFGEGWMLEIDADDPDELEALLTADEYEDQIA from the coding sequence ATGAGCTTCGACGTTCCAGACGAGAGACGGTATCTAGAATCACACGAGTGGGCACTCGAGACAGACGGCGTCGTCCGCGTGGGCATCTCCGATTTCGCACAGGACGAACTCGGCGACGTGGTCTTCGTCGAACTCCCCGACGAGGGCGACGTCCTCGAGGGGGGAACGGAGTTCGGCGTCGTCGAATCGATCAAGGCCGTTTCCGACCTCTACGCGCCCGTCGGCGGCGAGGTCGTCGCGATCAACGAGGCGCTGTTCGACGCCCCCGAACTCGTCAACGAGGACCCCTTCGGCGAGGGCTGGATGCTCGAGATCGACGCCGACGATCCCGACGAACTCGAGGCCCTGCTGACCGCCGACGAGTACGAAGACCAGATCGCCTGA
- a CDS encoding HD domain-containing protein, producing the protein MTQELGPLARELSFPYYEDALPAHDRFHAKRVRDVSIRLANECEGTVDRDVLSAAAWLHDIGRPRERRGEIEDHGEWAAAEASARLAAESVPSDRIEAIGHCLRSHSIRTSSPEPATLEAKLLFDADKLDAVGARGLVRLACIVGERSGRTGGKYAVIDDTSALEMEPSDGPDVSLLREWAKERLDALYTPPGRQLGTARWDFMEEFFVQFSAELGVEGNA; encoded by the coding sequence ATGACGCAGGAATTAGGTCCCCTCGCTCGAGAGCTATCCTTCCCGTACTACGAGGATGCCCTTCCGGCGCATGATCGGTTCCACGCCAAACGGGTCCGTGACGTCTCGATTCGGTTAGCGAACGAGTGCGAGGGCACTGTTGATAGAGACGTGCTGTCAGCGGCGGCTTGGTTACACGATATCGGCCGGCCGCGAGAACGAAGGGGAGAGATAGAAGATCACGGAGAGTGGGCCGCAGCTGAAGCGTCAGCACGTCTCGCGGCTGAATCGGTGCCGTCCGATCGCATCGAGGCGATCGGTCACTGTCTTCGATCACACAGTATTCGAACGTCCTCTCCGGAGCCAGCGACGCTCGAAGCGAAGTTACTCTTCGACGCGGACAAGTTGGACGCCGTCGGAGCACGTGGTCTCGTTCGGCTGGCCTGTATCGTCGGGGAACGGTCAGGTCGGACGGGCGGAAAATACGCTGTTATCGACGATACATCTGCTCTCGAGATGGAGCCGTCGGATGGGCCGGACGTCTCGCTCCTTCGAGAGTGGGCCAAAGAACGTCTCGATGCACTGTATACGCCCCCCGGACGCCAGCTTGGAACCGCTCGATGGGATTTTATGGAGGAGTTTTTCGTGCAGTTCAGCGCAGAACTCGGCGTTGAAGGAAACGCATAA